CTTCGATGGGGTATCTGATCGCATCGCCCTCGGTCTCCGCCAGCCCACCGAAGCGCCCGATGTCGAGAAAGACCCAGCGGTGCCTGTCAGCAGGCGACTTCCGGGTCACGAGAACGACTTCGGACTCGATGACGCCAGCGGCCGCAACCAGATAACGCCCGGGCTCAATGGCAAGGGCAGGCACGGCGTCTCCGAAGTGCCGGGCCAACGCGTTCCGGATTGTCCCGGCGCACGCTTCCAGACTCGGGATTCCGTCGTGGTACTGAACCGGCAGGCCACCACCGAAGTTCAGCGATTCGACGGGTAGGCCGGCAGCGGCCATTCCCTCCGCCGTCCGTGCAGCGACTGCAGCGGCTCGGTTCCAACTCTCGAGATCCGTCTGCTGAGAGCCAACATGAAAAGAGAGTCCGGTCGGTCGAAGACCCAGCGCGACCGCTCGACGCATTAGGTCGACGGCGCTCTCTGAAGAGCATCCGAACTTTCGGTCCAGCGGCCATGCGGCCCCCGAGTTGTCCACCGCCAGCCTGACCACGAGGGAAGATCCCGGCGCGTGCTTCGCGATCTTCTGCAGTTCCGGCAGCGAATCGCATGCAAAGCTGCGGATGCCATGACGCCATGACCAGGCAATGTCTGCGGCCTTCTTGACCGTATTGCCGTAGGCCAGTCGCTCCGGCAGCACGCCGAGACGCAGACACAGTCGAATTTCCGACCGGCTCGTGACGTCGAAGGAAGCGCCCAGCGACCGAAGGCAACTGACAATTTCCGGTGCCGGATTGGCCTTTACCGAGTAGTGAACGCGCACTCCGGGGAACCTGTTCGTAACGCGGCGGTACGCAGCCGCCACTTCG
This genomic interval from Rhodospirillales bacterium contains the following:
- a CDS encoding type III PLP-dependent enzyme, with translation MSAAAERFLDARRRRTPCLVIDLGEVAAAYRRVTNRFPGVRVHYSVKANPAPEIVSCLRSLGASFDVTSRSEIRLCLRLGVLPERLAYGNTVKKAADIAWSWRHGIRSFACDSLPELQKIAKHAPGSSLVVRLAVDNSGAAWPLDRKFGCSSESAVDLMRRAVALGLRPTGLSFHVGSQQTDLESWNRAAAVAARTAEGMAAAGLPVESLNFGGGLPVQYHDGIPSLEACAGTIRNALARHFGDAVPALAIEPGRYLVAAAGVIESEVVLVTRKSPADRHRWVFLDIGRFGGLAETEGDAIRYPIEACGPDEPCGPVVIAGPTCDSADILYEAADYQLPLGLAAGDRIRIRCAGAYTTVYASRFNGCPAPHSLFIGPGRHAG